The genomic interval GTTTTTTACTGCCCTGTTCGGCGCCGCGGATGGTGGGCATCAGAAAACGGTGAAAGTGGGTTTCGTATTCCAGCTCCAGCGCGCTGACCAGCCCGTGCTGCTGGTGCAGATGCTGTTGCCACCATTGGTTGACGAACGTCGTCAGTGCACGACCGATGGCGTCGGCCTCTTCGGCGCGGTGGGCGCGATTGAGCCAGACAAACGTGGAATCGGTATCGCCGTAAATCACCTGATAACCCTGTGACTCAATCAGTGTGCGGGTCTGGCGCATGATTTCATGGCCGCGCAAGGTAATCGAGGAGGCGAGCCTCGGGTCGAAGAAGCGACAGCCGCTGGAGCCCAGCACGCCGTAGAAGGCATTCATGATGATTTTCAACGCCTGCGACAGCGGTTTATTGCCGTCGCGCTTGGCGGCGTCGCGTTCGTGCCAGATAGATTCGACGATGGCGGGCAGGCAGTGATGGCGGCGGGAAAACCAGGCACCGCGGAAGCCGGCGACGGCATGCTGTTCGTCCGGACAATTCAGCCCCGTCACCAGCCCGACCGGGTCGATCAAAAAGGTGCGGATGATCGAGGGATACAGGCTTTTGTAGTCCAGCACCAGTACCGAATCATACAAACCGGGGCGAGAATCCATCACATAACCGCCGGGGCTTCCCTCCGGCGGCACCTCCCCCAGATTGGGGGCGACAAAACCGGCGCGGTGCATCCGGGGCAGATACAGATGGGTGAACGCCGCCACGGATCCACCGCTGCGATCGGCGGATAACCCGGTGACGCTGGCCCGTTCCAGCAGAAAGGGGAGTAACTGGGTTTTATCGAAAATGCGAGTGACCAGTTCGCAGTCTTTCAGGTTGTAACGGGCCAGCGCCGGTTTATCTCGGGCGAAACGCCCCTCGATTTCATCAAGCCGTTGGTAAGGGTTATCGCTGGCTTTGCCTTCGCCCAACAGCGACTGGGCGACAAATTCCAGGCTGAACGAGGCGAAGTTCCAGGTGGCGGATTTCAGCGCCTCAATGCCGTCGACGATCAACCGGCCCGCGGCACCGGCGAAAAAGTGGTTTTGCCGGTAGCCGTGCTCGCGCCACTCCAGCGCCTGGCCGCCGCGCCCCAGCAATAACGGCATGCGGTAACGCTCGGCGTGTTGTTGCAGCACCCGCAGGTCGAACTGCACCAGATTCCAGCCGATAATCGCGTCCGGGTCGTGGGTTTGCACCCACTGGTTGAGTTTTTCCAGCAGTTGCGGGCGGCTGGCGACGTACTCCAGCGTCAGATCGCCGGTATCGTCGGCGTTGCCGTTTTCCGGCCCCAGCATAAAAACCTGGCGCTGGCCGCAGCCTTCCAGCCCGATGCAATACAGCTCGCCGTGACGGCTGGTTTCAATATCCAGCGACACGGTGCGCAGCGACGGGCGGTAATCCGGCGCCGGTTTCAGCCGGGCCTGTTCGATAAGACCGCCCGGCCGCTCGTCGCCGCTGAACCAGACCGGCGCGGTGATGAAACGTTCCATCAGAAAACGCTCCGGCGGGCGGATATCCGCCTCGTAAACCGGGATACCCGCTTCTTGCAGCGTTTTCTCCAGCCGCAGCAACTGGCGATACTGCGCGCAGTAGAGCCCCAACAGCGCTTCATGGCGGAAACTGTGCAACGCCAGCGGGCGCAATTGGCAGTGTTTTTCACCGTTGAGCAGGCGCGAAATCTGCGCCTGATGTTGCAGCGGAACGAACGCCACCGCTTGTTGCAGCGGCAGGCGCACGCGACGAGGGCCGTCATCGGTAGCGAGCCAGAGCTCAACCTGAATGCCGGACGGCGTATCCTGCCAGTGGCGGGTAAGTACGAATCCCTGACGCAACTCGGTGTTTGTCATGGCGCGTTGTGCGGTAGATAGTAGAAATGACGAGGCAGAGTATGGTTATGCATACAGTATCTGTCCAGTGTTTTATCCCTGAAAGACTTTAGGGTGCAGGCGTATCGGCATTATTTTCCGGTGAATTATCGCACTCTGTTTATGGCCGCCATATTTCGATTATCTGTCTGTCGTTATTCAGGCTGCGGACGTCGCGGGGATTGGATAAAAATAAAGTTGAGGAATGAAATTATTATTGTGATATCTATCGAACGACATTCTCCACAGCAGAATAAAAGAATAAAAATTAAATTATTTTAGAAATAATCTCTGAAAAGATTACCGATATAAATTATAAACAGAGAATTATGGAAATACCGCCGCTAATATGTGACGCACTCCGCAATATTGCTGCTATTGATTGATTTGTTTATAAAAAGTAAAAAAGCGTCGCGCACTAATAAGAAGCACTAAAGCGTCTGGTTGGTGCATTAATGTGGCGGGCTGGTAATTGCTCTTGACGGTTATCAATATATTTTTCTTTTAGGTTCTGATTATTAACGCATTAATTGATTCTCTCCTCCTGGCATATTTATTGCTGTCTTTAAACCGGTGAACAGCACATAAACCTGTTACACAGATCTTCTTTTTATCACCCTGAAATACCTCATCGATTTTGATAGATGGGCGCTGCGGCGTCTGCAATCGGAAATACGATGACGGGATGGCGCGTACTTCCATGAAGGAAGTCGGTACTTATTTTTATAAGAGGCGATCATGAAGAACACATGTTTCAGATTCACGGTAGCGGCAGTCCTGGTGTCTTCTGCGCTGGCATCCGCCAGCGTCATGGCGGGCGAGGTAAAAATCGGCGTAGTGCTGCCGTTGAGCGGCGCACTGAGCGGCTACGGCCAACCGTCCCAGAAAGGGGTCGAGTTGATTAACGGCATCGAATCGAAGCTGAAGAACGGCGATACCGTCAAGCTGGTGATTATCGATGACAAGAGCGACAAGGTGGAAGCCGCCAACGCCATGCAGCGTCTGGTTTCCAGCGACAAGGTGGACGCGGTGATCGGCGAAGTGACCTCCACCAACACCATGGCGATGACCAAAATGGCGGAAGACAACAAAACGCCGATCGTCTCGCCGACCGCCACCAACGACCGCGTCACCAAAGGCAAGGAGTATGTCAGCCGGGTGTGCTTTTCCGACAGTTTTCAGGGCGTGGTGGGGGCCAACCTGGCGACCCGCGACCTGAAGGCCAAAAAAGCCGCCATCATGTTTGACAGCAGCAACGACTACTCCGTCGGGCTGGCGAAATCCTTCCGCACCCAGTTCCTGAAAAACGGCGGCACCATTCCTATTGAAGTGCAGGCGCCCGGCGGCAGCAAAGACTTCAAAGCCCAGCTTTCCACCATCAAGTCGCATAACGTTGATGTGATCTACATGCCGATTTACTACACCGAAGGCGCGTTGATCGCGGTGCAGGCTAAACAGTTGGGGCTGAAACTGCCGGTGATCGGCGGTGACGGTCTGGCTGCCGATCCGGTGTTCTTCAAGATGGGGCAGGATGCGGTGAACGGCTGGATGACCACCGACTACTACTCACCCAACGCCAAAGAGCAGACGCCGGAAGGGGAGAAATTCATCAAGGCCTGGACCGCCAAATATAACGAACCGACCCATACCTGGGGCGCGATGACGGCGGACGCTTACAAGATGATCGTCAACGCCATGAATAAGTGCAGCGATCCGCACGATCGCGTCTGCGTGAACAAGAATATCCGCGCCACCACGGATTTCACCGGCATTACCGGCAAGCTGACCCTGAAAGACGGCGACGCCATTCGTAACGCGGTCATCAATGAAGTGAAGGACGGCCAGTTGGTGTTTAAAACCGTCGTCAATCCTTAAGGCCGAACGGCTGATTATCACAGAGCGGAAAATACCCCGGAGCGGCTGCCAACGGTGGCTTGCTCCGGTGTTATCCGAGACCAAGGGGTTGCTTGACCGGTACCCCTGATTACCGGCAGAAGGGTGGCATGATGGATGTTGCGGTTTTCTTGCAGCAGGTTGTCAACGGGATGAGTCTGGGCAGCATGTACGCGCTGATCGCCATTGGTTACACCATGGTGTACGGCGTACTGCGGCTGATTAACTTCGCTCATGCCGACATCATGATGGTCGGGGCGTATATGGCCCTGTTCAGCGTGACGTCTTTCGGGCTTCCCTTCGGGGCGGCCGTTATTTTTTCGGTGCTGATCGCCGCGTTGCTGGGGATCTGTATCGACCAGATCGCCTATCGTCCGCTACGGCAGGCATCGAAGATCTCTATGCTGATCACCGCAATCGGGGTCAGTTTCTTTCTGGAGAACCTGTTCAACGTGGTATTCGGCGGTAGCCCGCGCTATTTCGAATCGCCGCCGTTCTTCAACCAGACTCTCAATTTCGGGTCGATCATTCTCACCAACGTGGCCTGGATCGTGCCGCTGCTCACGCTGGTACTGCTGGCGATCATCCTGTTCATCCTCTATCGCACTCGTCACGGCATGGCGATCCGCGCTGTGGCGTTTGACGTCAATACCGTGCGGTTGATGGGGATCGACGCCAACCACATCATCGCTTTCGTGTTCGCGCTCGGCAGCGGTCTGGCGGCGCTGGGCGGGGTGTTTTATGCCATCAGCTACCCGTCCATCGATCCGCTGATGGGGGTGTTGATCGGGTTGAAAGCCTTTGCGGCGGCGGTGCTGGGCGGTATCGGCAGCGTGAGCGGCGCGGTGATCGGCGGTTTCATTCTGGGCTTTACCGAAGTGGTGGCGGTAGCGGTTTTTCCGGAGCTGGGCGGCTACAAAGACGCCTTTGCCTTCATGTTTCTGATTCTGGTGCTGCTGTTCCGACCGGTGGGCATCATGGGCGATGTACGACTGGAAAGGAGCCGTTTCTGATGAGAATGCCGCAGACTTCCCCGGCGACGTTCCTGGGGTATATCGCGCTGTTTGCGCTGACGTTTCTGGCGCTGGCGGCGCTGGAATCGCTGTTTGACGATTATATCGTCCGTATTTTCTGCAACATCTTTATCTTCATGCTCCTGGCGGTGAGCTACAACCTGATCAACGGCGTTACCGGCCAGCTTTCACTGGAACCAAACGGCTTTGTGGCGATTGGCGCTTACATTACCGCCATTCTGCTGCTGACGGCGGATACCAAGATCAACATGTTCGAGATGGCCGCACCCAGCCCGGTGATCCTGATATTGCACACCAGTTTCCTGCCGGCGCTGGTGATTAGCGGTATCTGCGCATCGGTTGTGGCGGTCTGCCTGGCGTTTCCGGTATTTCGGGTGCGGGGCGATTATCTGGCGATCGTCACGTTAGGTTTCGGTTTCATCATCAAGATCTTCGCCATCAACAATCCGCAGATCACCAACGGCGCCATCGGTATCAACGAGATCCCGCAGGCAAGCCACATTTTGTACTGGTGCGGTTTTATCGCGCTGATCGCGGTGGTGCTCATTCTGCAACTGGTTTATTCAAAGTACGGCCGCGCCATGAAAGCGGTGCGCGACGATGAAGACGCCGCCATCGCTATGGGGATCAATACCTTCAAAATCAAAACCTGCGCTTTCGCCACCAGCGCGTTTTTCGAAGGGATCGGCGGTGGTTTGCTGGCCTCGTTGCTGACCATCATCTCGCCGGATCTGTTCGACTTCATGCTGACGTTCCAGTTGCTGATCATTATTGTGCTCGGCGGTCTGGGCAGCACCACGGGGGCGATTCTGGGGACGGTGGTGGTGGTGGGCAGCGGCGAATGGCTGCGTTTCCTCGACCAGCCGTTGACGCTGTTCGGGCAGGATTTCGGCGCGCATCCGGGGCTGCGCATGGTGGTGTTCTCGCTGGTGCTGCTGGTGATCATGCTTTTTGCCCGCGAAGGGCTGCTGGGAAAACAGGAAATCTGGGATATGCGCAGGAGACGTCTGAATGGCAAATAATCCATTGCTTCGCGTTGATAACGTCACCATGCAATTCGGCGGGCTGCGCGCTATCGACGACGTGAGTTTTCATATCAATCCGGCGGAGATTTTTGGCCTGATCGGCCCCAACGGCGCCGGCAAAACCACCCTGTTCAACGTGATTACCGCTAATTACAAGCCAACCGGCGGCACGGTATTGCTGGGGGAGCAAACGCTGGACGGGCTGAAGCCCAATCAGGTGGTGAACCGGGGCATCGCCCGCACCTTCCAGAATATCCGGCTGTTTCCCTCCATGACGGTGCTGGAAAATGTGCTGATCGGGCTGGATCGTTTTATTCATTATTCCTTTCTGGAGGCGGCGCTGCGCGTCGGGCGGTTTTTCCATGCCGAACGGCAAGCCAGGGAAAAAGCGATGGCGCTGTTGGATTACATCGGCATCGCCGAACATGCCGATTCGCTGGCCACCCACCTGAGTTACGGCAACCAGCGTAAGGTGGAGATTGCCCGCGCGCTGGCGACGTCTCCTCAACTGCTGCTGCTGGACGAACCGGCGGCAGGGATGAACCCGCGTGAGACGGCGGAGCTGGCGCAGCTGATTTTCAAAATGCGCGCCGACCACGGGTTGACGGTGCTGCTGATCGAACACGACATGTCGTTCGTCAATACCTTATGCGAGCGGGTGATGGTGCTGGATTACGGCAAACCGCTGTTCAGCGGCACGCCGCAGGAAGCGGTGAACAATCCGGATGTGATCGCCGCCTATCTGGGGGATATCGATTATGCTTAAGGCCAGCAATTTGCAGGTATTTTACGGGTTGATTCAGGGGCTTAAAGGCGTCGATCTTGAAGTCAACAACAGTGAGATCGTCACGCTTATCGGCAGTAACGGCGCCGGCAAAACCTCTACGCTTAACGGGATCATCAATCTGGTGAAATCCACCGGCGGGGTAAACTTTCTGGACGAAGATATTTCCCACAGCCCCACGCACCAGATTGTGCGCAAAGGGCTGGCGCTGGTGCCAGAAGGGCGCAAGGTGTTCACCAATCTGACGATTGAGGAAAATCTGCGGATGGGGGCCTACAACAACCCGATGAATTTCGCCTACCTGCGGGACAAGATGTATGCGCTGTTTCCTCGCTTGAAAGAACGGCGCAGCCAGATGGCGGGCACGATGAGCGGCGGTGAACAGCAGATGCTGGCTATCGCCCGGGCGCTGATGAGTGAGCCGGTGCTGTTGATGCTCGATGAACCCAGCCTAGGGCTGGCGCCGAAGGTCGTGGGGGAGCTGTTCGCCACCATCAAGCAATTGCAAAAGGAAAACATCACCATCCTACTGGTGGAGCAGAACGCCACCGCCGCGTTAAAGATTGCCGATCGCGCTTACGTGCTGGAAAACGGCCATATCGTGCTGCACGGCCCGGCGCCGGAGATTCTCGCTAACCCGGAAGTGAAGCGGATGTATTTGGGGGGATAGCGCCGGATAGTCGGGACTACGCGCCCAAACAATGCGCAGTTATGTGATGACTGAACCGGCGGTATCCGCCGGTTTGAGGTTGTGGGCAACGAGCGGCAAGCGGCAAGCGGCAAGCGGCAAGCGGCGATAATGGATGGATCGTAAAGGCGCTGCCAGTACCTCCTTGTAAGCTCGAGCCGCGCCGTCCCTGGCGCGGACGCTTTACTCTTCCATGCCATTATCACCGTTTAATGAAGGCTGCCAGGCTTGGCATCAGTCTGGAGCCGGCGGTATCCGATCTGCCTGAATGGCATATGCCGCGGGTTGGGTTTTATTCGGGAAGTCCGAACGGTTGGCGCGTAGCCGGTCGATCGATCAAAAAGACGCCGTATCCTTTGAGCGGGTTAACCCGTGCTTGCCGTGCATCCATTCGATGCAATATATCGCTTGGGAAAGGAAGGGGCGAAGTCTGGCACTGCCATTTCTGTATCGTATACTGCTATCATCCCGTTATCTTCGTTCATAAAAAAGCAGATAAGTAGAGATTTATGGAAGCCTGGCTACAACACCTGATTACCCAATCCCTGGCCTGGTCGCTGACGGCGGTTCTGCTGGTGACGTTTCTGGAATCGCTGGCGCTGGTCGGCCTGCTGTTACCGGGCACTGTGATGATGGTGTCGCTGGGGGCGTTGATCGGCAGCGGCAATATGGGGTTCTATCCCGCCTGGGGCGTGGGCATTATCGGTTGCCTGCTGGGCGACTGGATTTCCTATTTCATCGGCTGGCGGTTTCGGGATCGGCTACATGGTTGGTCGTTCCTGCAAAAACACAGCGCCTATCTGTATCGCACCGAAAAGATGTTGCATCAGCACCATATGGCGACGGTGCTGATTGGGCGTTTTGTCGGGCCCACCCGGCCGTTGATCCCAATGGTGGCCGGTATGCTGGAATTGCCGCCGCGTCGTTTCGCCGTGCCTAATATCATCGGTTGTATTACCTGGCCGCCTGCGTATCTGATGCCGGGAATATTGGCCGGGGTGGCGTTGGATATCCCCAAACAGGCGGACAGCAACGGGTTCAAGTGGCTGTTGCTGGCGACGGCGCTGCTGGTCTGGGGCGCGGTGTGGTTGTTGTGGCAGGTATGGCGACAGCGCAGCGGTACGGCGGCACGGCCCGACGGGTGGCTGACTCCCGACCGTCTGCGCTGGATGGCGCCGCTGACCGTACTGCTGGCGGGGATCAGCCTGTGGCAACTGTGGCTGCATCCGCTGATGCCGGTGTATCGCCGTCTGCTGTGGCAGATTCTGAATGGGTAGCGCGGGCTACCTTTTCTTTTTGCCGAGCAGAGTGGGTTCTTTAGCCAGTTGTTCTGAAAGAAAACCGATCAACGCGCTGATTCTGGGGGGCAGGTGTCTGGTCGGCGGGTAGAGCAGCCAGATCTCTCCGCTATAGTCGGTTTTGAAGTTCCATTCGGGCAACACCTGCACGATGTCCCCTTGCTCCAACGCTTCCCTGGCCGTGAACCAGGGCAGGCTGCCGATGCCGATATGTCGTCGTATGGCATCGAGCCTGACACCGGTGTGGTTGGCGGCGTAACGTCCATGCACGGCGACGCTGACGGTTTTGTTTTCACGGCTGAATTTCCAGCGTGCGTCGCCGGGGGTTTCCCCGAGATAGATACAACAATGCTGTTTTAAATCATGAGGATGTTGCGGTATCCCCTGTTTTTCAAGGTAGGCGGGGGTGGCGCACAGCACATGATCGATAGTGGTCAGTTTGCGCCCCATCAGCCCCGGCGGCGGCTGGTTGGTAATCCGGATGGCGACATCGATCTGATCGTCGATCAGATCCATATAGCGGTCTTCCAGCCGCATGACGATATCAACCTTGGGATACTGTTCCAAAAAATCGGGAATATGCGGGTGGATGAGAAAATGCCCCACCGCTTTGGGAACGCTCAGCCGAACGATGCCTGCGGGCGCATCGTTAAACACGCCTGATGTCGAGATTGCCGCCAGCGCTTCGTTCACCATGTTTTGACAGTGTTGATATATCACCTGCCCGCTATCACTGAGCCGCAGTTTGCGGGTGGTGCGTTGCAGCAACCGGGTATTGAGCGCTTTTTCCAGCCGGTTGATTGAGCGGCTGATCGCAGAAGGCGTCGCCCCCAACTGCCGGGCCGCTTCCGAGAAGCTTCCGGTTTCCACCACCTTGGCGAATACCGCCATTTCCTCCAGTAGTCCGAGTTCTTTATTTGTGAACATAGGGAATAAATCATTTGCCATTTTGACGGATTATCCTGTTCAGGTGGTTTTAATACAATGGGGAAAACCAAGAGACGGGAGAAATGCAGTGACGGAAAAAATCTATCTTGAGCAGGATGCATTGTCGGTAATGGCGGACGTTATCGAATGTAAACCGAGGGCGGGCGGGGGTTATGAGGTTTTATTAAGTTGCACGCCTTTTCATCCGCAGGGCGGTGGTCAGCCTGCCGATCGGGGCACGATCGATGGCGTAGCGGTGACACACGTGGTAATGGCGCCGGAGGGGATTTGGCATTTTACCGATGAACCGATTGCGCCGGGTGCGGTGAGGGCGCAGGTTGACGGCGAGTGTCGTCAGTGGCATTCCCGCTGGCATTCCGCGGGGCATTTGATTGCGCATATCATGGCGTCGCAAGGATGGACGCCGGTTAAAGCGCATCACTGGCCAGGGGAGGGAAGAATTGAATTTTCCCCTGGCATAAACAGCCATGACATCACCGTACCGGCGCTGGCGGCATTATGTTCCGCTGCCGTGGCTGCCGACTGGCCTTGTCGGGTGAATCGACAGCAGGATGGGTTCCGTACCGTCGGCTTCGGCGAATTTACGCCCTATCCTTGCGGCGGAACCCATGTCGGCTCTCTGAAAATAATTGGCGATATGGTCATTACGGACGTGAAAAACAAAAAAGGGAAACGAATCGTTCATTATGATATTCGGTGACGGAGAGTTATTTCCGTTATCCTCTCCACGATAAAAATATCGGTTTACCGCATCTGTTTTTTATTTTTGATATTTGTGGTGTAAATAATAGATCGCGGTGCCGGGTTTTTATGATTCGATTCATGGAATATCCAAATGGGAATATATTCTTATTATGACGGGTTATTGGCATGAGTTTCTGTCACTGGCGCTGATTCATTTTTTAGTCGTATTGTCTCCGGGGGCTGATTTCGCCGTCACGGTACGGCAGAGCGTCTGCTATGGCAGAAGAACCGGGTTATTAACTGCATTGGGCATCGGGGCGGGAATATCGATTCATGTCATGTATACCTTGGTCGGTGTCAGCGCATTGATGCAGGCATCATCCTGGTTTCTGAATGTCGCTAAAATAACTGGAGGCGGTTATCTGTTTTATTTGGGGATAAAATTTATCACCAGTAAATATTCAATGACGGAGGATGCTTTTCAGGAAGGAAATATTATCAGCCGTCCGAGCGGGAAAAAGGCTTTTTTATCCGGATTTATTACCAATGCCACTAATCCTAAGGCTACGCTATTTTTTCTGGCTATTTTTACCTCGGTAGTCAGTACGGCGACACCCTGGTTTATTCAGGCCGGGTATGGCGTATGGATGTGTGGCGTAAATGCACTGTGGTTCATGCTGGTCAGCCTGTTATTTTCACATTCCGCTGTCAGGGCCTATTTTCTGTCTTACGGGCGATGGTTTGAAAGATTAATGGGAGTGGTGTTGCTGGCGTTCGCCGTCCGGTTGTTGATGGCGATGAGGTAGCCTGTGCGTCGTCGGCATGTCCTGGCGCCTGCCGCGTCGGTACACCGTGACCGAAGATAAACGCCGCGCCATACCGGAATGAGCCGGTATGGCGCATTTGGCGGTTAGCGATAAAACTCCGCCACCTGATCGAAAATCCGCATTTCTTCGCCGTGGCGCGTCACCTGCAATACGTCTTCCAGTTTTTCAACCTGGCTTATCATCTGCGCGAGCCGCTGATCGTCTTTGACCAACAGCCAGATACGGCTTTGTTCGTTATCGGGCAACGGCATACACATGATCCCTTCGACGTTAAAGGCGCGGCGGGCAAACAGCCCGCAGACGTGGGACATCACGCCCGGATGGTTGCGTACCGACAGTTCCAGTGTGACCTGCGCGGGAGTCGTAGTCGATGTCTGCATGGTATTAATCTCCAATCATCTCGGTATTGGCGGCACCCGGCGGCACCATCGGGAATACTTTTTCGTTGATATCGATAGCGGCGTGAATCAGCACCGGGCCTCGGCGGTGCAATGCATCACGCAATGCTTCCTGCGGATTGTCGGCGGCGTTCAGATCGCAGGTGGCAAACCCGAAACCGGCGGCGATAGCCAAAAAATTAGTCTGATAGCGGTAATCCGACGCGAAGAAGCGCTGCTGGTAGAACAACTCTTGCTGCTGATGCACCAGCCCCAGCGACTGGTTGTTCATCAACACGATCTTCACGTTCAGGTTTTCTTCGGCGGCGGTGGCCATTTCCTGGATATTCATCATCAGGCTGCCGTCGCCGGAAAAACACACCACGGTGCGTTCAGGTTCGGCCAGCGCCGCGCCGATAGCAGCTGGAACGCCGAATCCCATGGTGCCGAGACCGCCGGAGGTCAACCATTGACGTGGGCGGCGTAACGGATACGCCTGAGCGACCCACATCTGATGTTGGCCGACATCGGTCGCGATGATGGCGCTATCGTCCAGTTGCCCGGCGACGGCGCGGATCAGGCCGTAATGACTCAGCGGATCGTCAACGTTTGGCATGCTGAAGGGAAACTCTTGTTGCAGCCCGCGCATCTGGGACAGCCAGTCAGCGCGTTCATTGCGTTCGATCATCGGCAGCAGGCAGTCCAGCGCCTGTGCGACATCGGCATTCAACGCAATGTGCGGCTGGCGGATTTTACCCAATTCAGCGGGATCGATATCGATATGGATGATGCCGGCGTCTGGGCAGAACTGCTCCGCCTTGCCGATGGCGCGATCGTCAAAGCGGGCGCCCAGTACGACCAACAGATCCGATTGTTGCAGGAGCAGGTTGGTGGCGCGGGCGGCGTGCATGCCCAGCATCCCCAGCGACAACGGATGGTCTACCGGCATGGCGCCCAGCGCCATCAGCGTCATGGTGGTGGGCAGGCCGGCGCGTTCCGCCAGTTCGGTCGCCTGACGATGCGCGCCAGCACTGATGATGCCGCCGCCAAGATACAGGATCGGGCGTTTGGCGCGGTTGATCATTGCAGCCGCCTGATTAACAGCATGCTGATCGATAGCCGGTGCGGCGGTCGGCGCATCCGGCGCCGGCAGTTCAGCCAGATCGAGGGTGGCGGTCTGTACATCCTTCGGAATATCCACCCATACCGGGCCGGGACGGCCAGACTGGGCAATGCGGAACGCATCATTGATGACTCGCGGCAGCTCGCTGATATCGCGTACCAGGTAGTTGTGTTTAGTCACCGGGATGGAAATACCGTAGGTGTCCACTTCCTGAAAGGCATCGGTCCCGATCATACCGGAAGAGACCTGGCCGGTAATGCACACCAGCGGGATGGAGTCGAGCTTGGCGTCGGCGATAGCGGTCAGCAGGTTGGTGGCGCCCGGCCCGCTGGAGGCCATGCACACCGCCGCTTTGCCCTGTGCCCGCGCCATGCCTTGGGCAATGAATCCAGCCCCCTGTTCGTGGCGAGCCAGTACGTGGCGGATGGTTCGGCTTTGTCCCAGCGCATCGTACAACGGCAAGGCAGCGCCGCCCGGGATCCCGGTTACGGTAGTGATGCCTTGCTGTTCCAGCAAACGGAC from Musicola paradisiaca NCPPB 2511 carries:
- a CDS encoding branched-chain amino acid ABC transporter permease; its protein translation is MRMPQTSPATFLGYIALFALTFLALAALESLFDDYIVRIFCNIFIFMLLAVSYNLINGVTGQLSLEPNGFVAIGAYITAILLLTADTKINMFEMAAPSPVILILHTSFLPALVISGICASVVAVCLAFPVFRVRGDYLAIVTLGFGFIIKIFAINNPQITNGAIGINEIPQASHILYWCGFIALIAVVLILQLVYSKYGRAMKAVRDDEDAAIAMGINTFKIKTCAFATSAFFEGIGGGLLASLLTIISPDLFDFMLTFQLLIIIVLGGLGSTTGAILGTVVVVGSGEWLRFLDQPLTLFGQDFGAHPGLRMVVFSLVLLVIMLFAREGLLGKQEIWDMRRRRLNGK
- a CDS encoding DNA polymerase II; this translates as MTNTELRQGFVLTRHWQDTPSGIQVELWLATDDGPRRVRLPLQQAVAFVPLQHQAQISRLLNGEKHCQLRPLALHSFRHEALLGLYCAQYRQLLRLEKTLQEAGIPVYEADIRPPERFLMERFITAPVWFSGDERPGGLIEQARLKPAPDYRPSLRTVSLDIETSRHGELYCIGLEGCGQRQVFMLGPENGNADDTGDLTLEYVASRPQLLEKLNQWVQTHDPDAIIGWNLVQFDLRVLQQHAERYRMPLLLGRGGQALEWREHGYRQNHFFAGAAGRLIVDGIEALKSATWNFASFSLEFVAQSLLGEGKASDNPYQRLDEIEGRFARDKPALARYNLKDCELVTRIFDKTQLLPFLLERASVTGLSADRSGGSVAAFTHLYLPRMHRAGFVAPNLGEVPPEGSPGGYVMDSRPGLYDSVLVLDYKSLYPSIIRTFLIDPVGLVTGLNCPDEQHAVAGFRGAWFSRRHHCLPAIVESIWHERDAAKRDGNKPLSQALKIIMNAFYGVLGSSGCRFFDPRLASSITLRGHEIMRQTRTLIESQGYQVIYGDTDSTFVWLNRAHRAEEADAIGRALTTFVNQWWQQHLHQQHGLVSALELEYETHFHRFLMPTIRGAEQGSKKRYAGLIHTPAGEEMVFKGLETVRSDWTPLAQQFQQQLYWRIFHREPYQEWMREYVDNTLRGAWDDLLVYRKRLRHRLDDYQRNVPPQVRAARLADDYNRRHDRPLQYQNGGWISYVITVNGPEPLENRHSALDYQHYVEKQLQPVADAILPFLHDDFATLITGQLGLF
- a CDS encoding branched-chain amino acid ABC transporter permease, whose product is MDVAVFLQQVVNGMSLGSMYALIAIGYTMVYGVLRLINFAHADIMMVGAYMALFSVTSFGLPFGAAVIFSVLIAALLGICIDQIAYRPLRQASKISMLITAIGVSFFLENLFNVVFGGSPRYFESPPFFNQTLNFGSIILTNVAWIVPLLTLVLLAIILFILYRTRHGMAIRAVAFDVNTVRLMGIDANHIIAFVFALGSGLAALGGVFYAISYPSIDPLMGVLIGLKAFAAAVLGGIGSVSGAVIGGFILGFTEVVAVAVFPELGGYKDAFAFMFLILVLLFRPVGIMGDVRLERSRF
- a CDS encoding ABC transporter substrate-binding protein, with amino-acid sequence MAGEVKIGVVLPLSGALSGYGQPSQKGVELINGIESKLKNGDTVKLVIIDDKSDKVEAANAMQRLVSSDKVDAVIGEVTSTNTMAMTKMAEDNKTPIVSPTATNDRVTKGKEYVSRVCFSDSFQGVVGANLATRDLKAKKAAIMFDSSNDYSVGLAKSFRTQFLKNGGTIPIEVQAPGGSKDFKAQLSTIKSHNVDVIYMPIYYTEGALIAVQAKQLGLKLPVIGGDGLAADPVFFKMGQDAVNGWMTTDYYSPNAKEQTPEGEKFIKAWTAKYNEPTHTWGAMTADAYKMIVNAMNKCSDPHDRVCVNKNIRATTDFTGITGKLTLKDGDAIRNAVINEVKDGQLVFKTVVNP
- a CDS encoding ABC transporter ATP-binding protein; translation: MLKASNLQVFYGLIQGLKGVDLEVNNSEIVTLIGSNGAGKTSTLNGIINLVKSTGGVNFLDEDISHSPTHQIVRKGLALVPEGRKVFTNLTIEENLRMGAYNNPMNFAYLRDKMYALFPRLKERRSQMAGTMSGGEQQMLAIARALMSEPVLLMLDEPSLGLAPKVVGELFATIKQLQKENITILLVEQNATAALKIADRAYVLENGHIVLHGPAPEILANPEVKRMYLGG
- a CDS encoding ABC transporter ATP-binding protein is translated as MANNPLLRVDNVTMQFGGLRAIDDVSFHINPAEIFGLIGPNGAGKTTLFNVITANYKPTGGTVLLGEQTLDGLKPNQVVNRGIARTFQNIRLFPSMTVLENVLIGLDRFIHYSFLEAALRVGRFFHAERQAREKAMALLDYIGIAEHADSLATHLSYGNQRKVEIARALATSPQLLLLDEPAAGMNPRETAELAQLIFKMRADHGLTVLLIEHDMSFVNTLCERVMVLDYGKPLFSGTPQEAVNNPDVIAAYLGDIDYA
- a CDS encoding DedA family protein is translated as MEAWLQHLITQSLAWSLTAVLLVTFLESLALVGLLLPGTVMMVSLGALIGSGNMGFYPAWGVGIIGCLLGDWISYFIGWRFRDRLHGWSFLQKHSAYLYRTEKMLHQHHMATVLIGRFVGPTRPLIPMVAGMLELPPRRFAVPNIIGCITWPPAYLMPGILAGVALDIPKQADSNGFKWLLLATALLVWGAVWLLWQVWRQRSGTAARPDGWLTPDRLRWMAPLTVLLAGISLWQLWLHPLMPVYRRLLWQILNG